The following DNA comes from Moritella sp. 24.
GCCTTCAGCTTTCATTTGTGGTACAAATTTTTCTGCAGTTTGTTTGATATCTAACGCTTCAACTTTACCTTCTAGGTTTTTCTTATCCCAGATTAAAATTTGTGGTGGAACAAAGCCGATATAACCAATTTTTACTTGGTGCTCTACGCCGTCAGTATCAGTAAACGTATTTGTTTTGATGATGTACGGGGTGAACATGTTTTTACCGGTCTTAAGATCGATAACGTTCGCGTTAATATACGGGAAGTTAGCGTCATTTGTCGCTTCTTTTAAGAAGTCTAACCCGTAGTTAAATTCATGATTACCTAAATTACCTACTTCATAGCCAAGTTGGTTCATTGCTTTGTAAACAGGATGTACATCGCCCGCTTTTAAGCCTTTATCAGCCATGTAGTCGCCCATTGGACTACCTTGTAATAAATCACCATTATCAACCAACACACTGTTTGTTACTTCAGCGCGAGCTTCTCTTACCAATGTCGCTGTACGAACAAGGCCTGTTTTTGCTGTCGGCTTGTTTTTGTAGTAGTCATAATCCATGACATTGGTATGGATATCCGTCGTTTCTAGAATACGTAGTTTAATGGTTTCTGCATAAGCAGGGCCTGCCATTGTAAGTAGGCCACCGAGTACTGCGATAGCTACTGGTTTGATAGATAACGACATGGTTGTCTCCAAGTTTGATGAGAAGTAGATATAGAAAACGCCAAGATCATTATGCTTATAGCTCAGCGTCGTTCCATCAATAATATATTGTTTTATTTATCATGTTTAATATTAATTACTACTTTTATATAATTAGCTGGATAATTGAACTGATATTATGATTGTTTATTATTTTTTAAATTCACGTTCCATTTTAAATGAGAAGGAGATCACGTAGTCTTCCATCTTTTGGAGATCTGTATCAATATCGTCAAGTTCTGCGGTGATATTTTCCAGTATTTTTTCAGCTGAATGTCCTTGCTGCCATGATTTTTTCTTCATTGAATGGTTCGCGTAGATACTATTTCTCTGTTGTTTTTGGATTGGCATCTTTTCTAATAACAGCCAAGCGATAACATAAATGAGAATGGCGAGAAAGAAGCCTGTAAATAAAAATAAGGATACAAACAGTAAGCGAACTAGCCAAATTTCGGCTCCAAGGGTTGCGCCCAAACCTGCGCAAACGCCAGCTATTTTTCCATTTTCGGTATCACGATATAAGGGTTTTGGACTCATCGTTCTCTCCATTTAGGCGACTCTTCATCTAGAATCAATTCGAGTGAGATAATACGGTCTTGTAGTTGCTCCGTTCGGCTAATCAAAGTTTCTAAGTTCGCTTGATCTTTCTTAGATAGTCCCTGATTTGTTTGACGTTTACTACGATAGGCTAAAATTAACCACAACGGCGCGACGAAGACTAAAAATACAGTGAGGGGTATTTGAATAAAATCCATGGTAATTCCTTATGTGCACAGATAACAACTGTTTAGCAATGGGATAGCATATAACTACATATAGTTTATTACTGTATTTTATACATATATTGAAAGTTTGTATTGCCTAAAATGGCGATGTCTTACATTTATTATTTGGTCGAGCTTGCTACTGTGGTATTTAACGATGAATGCATAGAGGCAGTGGGCTGGTCGGATTAATCTTGCGGCGTAGTTAATTTTAAATAAGGTAAGGCGCACCTCGTTTAAGGTGCGAATTGAAATCTAAATAAGCTTATTCTAAATGCTAATCTAGTGTTCTGAATTAGTTCGTGCGCGATTATGAGTCCAGATTTAGTTCATCATATGTCGCGTCCACGTCTTCAATTGTCGATAATTCATCAATAAAATAATCACGACTTGGCTCTTTTGCGCTACGTTTTGTATTTACATTACGTAGCGTGTTCGGATGCGTAATTTTATGATTATATTTGCGCCAGCAGCGAGCAAAGTCAGAAGTGAGTTCGAATTCACCATCCATCTCAGCTAAAAAATAATGCTCGTCAGTTGTTGTCGGTAACAACTCACCTTCTTGCAGCTTTTGCATAGTTAAACCATAGTTTTCTAGTAACTGTATTTCATCGTCATTAAATGCATTTTGTTGTTGAAAACCTAGCGGAAAATGCACTTCATCTAAAAATAATCCCATGCTTCTCATATCGTTTACCTTTCGTTAAATCAGCTTTGTAACAGCAATGTCATATTCAATCTTTATAATTTTAACTACAGACTTAGTTGGTCTCTAAACTAACGGTGAATGTTGACAGTTTAGTGACAACGATAAATATTTTTGTAATCAGACGTCACAATTTTAATTTTATATTTTTAATAAAAGAAATAATCAGGAATGAACATGGCTAAATTAGATCAGAAGTTTAAGAAGAAATCAGCACAGCGTTTTGATGATGAAG
Coding sequences within:
- the pspC gene encoding envelope stress response membrane protein PspC → MSPKPLYRDTENGKIAGVCAGLGATLGAEIWLVRLLFVSLFLFTGFFLAILIYVIAWLLLEKMPIQKQQRNSIYANHSMKKKSWQQGHSAEKILENITAELDDIDTDLQKMEDYVISFSFKMEREFKK
- the pspB gene encoding envelope stress response membrane protein PspB; translated protein: MDFIQIPLTVFLVFVAPLWLILAYRSKRQTNQGLSKKDQANLETLISRTEQLQDRIISLELILDEESPKWRER
- the maoP gene encoding DUF413 domain-containing protein codes for the protein MRSMGLFLDEVHFPLGFQQQNAFNDDEIQLLENYGLTMQKLQEGELLPTTTDEHYFLAEMDGEFELTSDFARCWRKYNHKITHPNTLRNVNTKRSAKEPSRDYFIDELSTIEDVDATYDELNLDS